The genome window ACCCAAGACGTATTCAACGTTGTCCCAAAGCAAATTCGGTTTTATTGCTGAGCTACGCTTTTCTCCCTGCATGACCAGGAAAGCCTTTGCCCGCAGCCTGTTCCCTTTCTGCTCGCGGGTGTCCTGTATTGCCTGGAGCTCTCCCCTCTCGTTGATTACCAAGAGAAAGGGAATCTCCTTCCATTCCCATCCTATCGGGGCCATACTGTTTTCCGGGTCAGCCATTTTTCGTTGATAGTATTCTGCAAGAGCCTGCAGTATCACCTTCGCACCTCCTCACTTTCCCAAGGTGGCACGTCTATTACTCCTTGTCGGAGAAAGGCTCTGAAAAATGCAGGTTTTATGTCATCGGGAGTTGAGAAATCCAGGTCATAAAGCATGAAGCCCAAATCTCTCGTTTCGTCAATCGGTTTCGGTTCGCTCGAAAGATCTTCGATTAGCCGAAAGGCACAGCTGAACTCCCGACAGCCAAGGTATGGCTGGTTGAAGCACTGACCCTTCCTTGCCCGCCGCTCGAAAATGGCATTATATTTCCCTGGGTTCTCGTCTTTTCGGTATTCCTCTTCCTCTGGGATAAACTCCTCAGGAGTTTTCCAAAAGGTTTTACTCCTGTCTTTTGGATGAATAAACTCCAGCTCGGCGTGGAGCCTATAGCGAACATCACGCAAGAAAAGTCCTGCCCTTTGCTGTCTTTCATTCTCGATAAAAATTTCTTTTCTCCTCTCGCTCATGGTTGCCCCAACTTCGTTCCTGCGCACTGAAATCCACGTTATCGGATTGAGAACTTCGATTTTTCTCACACGCCATCGCACGGCAGGTTTCCAGAAAACTGCCTCAAATATCCCCCGCGCTGCAGATGGAGTAATAACGTCATAGCTGACCCGCTCAACCTTCATTTCTGGTCTCGTGAAACAGGCGTAATCACCGGCTACCTCGAGACAGAAGACCTTGTTGAAAAACGTTCCGTTCATGGCTACCTCCTTTGCTGTTTCCTGACATTTCACAAGGAGCTTTTTCTAAACCATCAAAAAC of Acetomicrobium sp. S15 = DSM 107314 contains these proteins:
- the cas5c gene encoding type I-C CRISPR-associated protein Cas5c; translation: MNGTFFNKVFCLEVAGDYACFTRPEMKVERVSYDVITPSAARGIFEAVFWKPAVRWRVRKIEVLNPITWISVRRNEVGATMSERRKEIFIENERQQRAGLFLRDVRYRLHAELEFIHPKDRSKTFWKTPEEFIPEEEEYRKDENPGKYNAIFERRARKGQCFNQPYLGCREFSCAFRLIEDLSSEPKPIDETRDLGFMLYDLDFSTPDDIKPAFFRAFLRQGVIDVPPWESEEVRR